In Arachis hypogaea cultivar Tifrunner chromosome 2, arahy.Tifrunner.gnm2.J5K5, whole genome shotgun sequence, a genomic segment contains:
- the LOC112750354 gene encoding uncharacterized protein: MAKHEKPQPGCFSGFLRVILCAGTGTSPPVHPSQDESENVDSISNKRDALIHEDFAATPGLVARLMGLDSVPNTNCLMKGHSPDSVPRSRSVNFVDYLLNFEVGQENFHRRAKTSASFREVPASALAYSQQKQDHDLVVFHNWDYNVVKDHEARRESRKFEVGLMKESKQGKKQSKETGERNQRKNKKISKLKNEPRRVPSNSNMNGRKVRKQSEDKDCSSVSSCSSKSYGYRYSSSGGNGDCDSSTGSCSPLLQSKYKKEFVESNLKNKMRKKKSPKKIESDCVSENLSPISVLDVNDSPSLYGTTSLDATQPLPSNSKWKSSPLRSSSDGIEATRSNEKDGAYANIDINGEVEYYSELFLKLCTMIEKDIREIDCTTKHVHEDFEQICLVFEHKILDLLLHELVNDVVELSC, from the exons ATGGCAAAACATGAAAAACCACAACCTGGGTGTTTCTCTGGATTCTTGCGTGTGATCCTATGTGCTGGAACTGGAACTAGTCCTCCAGTTCATCCATCTCAAGATGAATCAGAAAATGTGGATTCAATTTCAAACAAAAGAGATGCATTGATCCATGAAGATTTTGCTGCTACCCCGGGATTGGTGGCAAGGCTAATGGGGTTGGATTCTGTTCCCAACACCAACTGTTTGATGAAAGGACACTCCCCAGATTCAGTTCCAAGGAGTAGGTCAGTGAATTTTGTGGACTACTTGCTAAATTTCGAAGTAGGCCAAGAAAATTTCCATCGCCGGGCGAAGACTTCGGCCTCGTTTCGCGAGGTTCCGGCATCTGCATTGGCTTATAGCCAGCAAAAACAAGATCATGATCTTGTTGTGTTTCATAACTGGGATTACAATGTGGTTAAGGATCATGAAGCTCGACGCGAGTCGAGGAAATTTGAAGTAGGGTTGATGAAAGAATCAAAGCAGGGGAAGAAACAGAGCAAAGAAACAGGGGAAAGGAATCAAAGGAAGAACAAGAAGATTTCAAAGTTGAAGAATGAACCTAGAAGGGTTCCTTCTAACTCTAATATGAATGGTAGAAAGGTTAGAAAGCAAAGTGAAGATAAAGATTGTTCTAGTGTCTCTTCATGTTCTTCAAAGAGTTATGGTTATAGATATAGTAGTAGTGGTGGTAATGGTGATTGTGATTCAAGCACAGGTTCTTGTTCTCCATTATTGCAAAGCAAGTATAAGAAAGAGTTTGTTGAATCAAATCTCAaaaacaagatgagaaagaagaaaTCACCAAAGAAGATAGAGAGTGATTGTGTCTCAGAAAATCTCAGTCCAATTTCAGTTCTTGATGTCAATGATTCTCCTTCCCTCTATGGAACAACTTCTCTAG aTGCTACACAACCCTTGCCTTCAAACTCAAAGTGGAAATCTTCACCACTGAGATCATCAAgcgatggaattgaagccacaagAAGCAATGAGAAAGATGGTGCTTATGCCAACATTGACATCAACGGAGAAGTAGAATATTACTCagaattatttttaaaactttgcaCAATGATAGAAAAGGATATAAGAGAGATAGATTGCACAACGAAGCATGTGCACGAGGATTTTGAGCAAATTTGTTTGGTGTTTGAACACAAAATTTTGGATCTTTTATTACACGAACTTGTTAATGATGTTGTGGAACTTtcatgttga